From one Thalassospira lucentensis genomic stretch:
- a CDS encoding prohibitin family protein, protein MVDSATVAPGAPDENGTARKRGRWSIFWRRFFISAGVRLRRLRTAFLIGLLFLLVAIFALAPQIFITVPAGHVAVMWYRFFGGTVVDKSYGEGIHMIFPWDEMYIYDARLQNQARVYDTISSNGLSMEVDIAVRYRINREAVGMLHKLVGPNYAEVLVYPEIGSHARELISRYTPEQLYTETRAFIQAEILERMVNELGSSLVNQSFQGRLVTVEDVLIRSVTLPERVADAIERKAEQYQAMLEYDFRLAREEKEKQRKKIEAEGIREFQDIVAKTITEEYLRLRGIEATMTLATSKNSKTIIIGGKDGLPVILNTADAPTASSADSGSGAELVNDTAESLPNAGALNARSQEIAPQNAISPGVREPADPSGKRARPAAANSNTQPVTPPTKPAAPTGPAAGASEDVSTAGKTAGDVLKSIAPVFDQSSGSGGGVVKQSDMEPVATHESAGQPEISKTGSK, encoded by the coding sequence ATGGTTGATAGCGCGACAGTCGCACCCGGTGCACCAGACGAAAACGGAACCGCCCGCAAAAGAGGGCGATGGTCGATCTTTTGGCGGCGCTTTTTCATTAGTGCTGGCGTACGCCTGCGGCGGTTGCGCACGGCTTTTCTGATCGGTCTTCTGTTCCTGCTGGTCGCGATTTTCGCGTTGGCGCCGCAGATTTTCATTACCGTGCCTGCGGGGCATGTTGCGGTGATGTGGTACCGGTTCTTTGGCGGGACGGTCGTTGATAAAAGCTACGGCGAAGGTATTCACATGATCTTCCCGTGGGATGAAATGTATATCTATGACGCCCGCCTGCAAAATCAGGCGCGCGTTTATGACACGATTTCATCGAATGGCCTGTCGATGGAAGTCGACATCGCGGTGCGTTATCGCATCAACCGCGAAGCGGTCGGGATGCTGCACAAGCTGGTCGGGCCGAATTATGCCGAAGTCCTTGTATATCCGGAAATCGGATCGCACGCGCGTGAACTGATTTCGCGTTACACCCCTGAACAGCTTTATACCGAAACCCGTGCCTTCATTCAGGCGGAAATCCTTGAACGCATGGTCAACGAACTTGGATCGTCGCTGGTCAATCAAAGCTTCCAGGGGCGGCTGGTGACGGTTGAAGACGTTCTGATCCGGTCCGTGACACTGCCGGAACGCGTGGCGGATGCGATTGAACGCAAGGCCGAACAGTATCAGGCGATGCTGGAATATGATTTCCGTCTGGCGCGAGAGGAAAAGGAAAAGCAGCGCAAGAAGATCGAGGCGGAAGGTATTCGTGAATTCCAGGATATCGTCGCCAAAACGATCACCGAGGAATATCTGCGCCTGCGCGGTATCGAAGCGACCATGACGCTTGCGACATCGAAAAACAGCAAGACGATCATCATTGGCGGCAAGGATGGCCTGCCCGTGATCCTCAATACCGCGGATGCACCGACGGCCAGCAGTGCGGATTCCGGTTCGGGGGCGGAGCTTGTGAACGATACGGCCGAAAGCCTGCCGAATGCCGGGGCGCTTAATGCGCGGTCGCAGGAAATCGCGCCGCAAAATGCGATTTCGCCCGGCGTTCGCGAACCTGCTGATCCGTCAGGCAAACGCGCACGGCCTGCGGCGGCAAATTCGAACACGCAGCCGGTCACACCCCCGACGAAACCGGCCGCCCCGACAGGCCCGGCAGCAGGGGCGTCAGAAGATGTTTCAACAGCGGGTAAAACCGCCGGAGATGTTTTGAAATCGATTGCGCCGGTCTTTGATCAATCCAGTGGTAGCGGGGGCGGTGTCGTTAAACAGAGCGACATGGAACCGGTCGCGACACACGAGAGTGCAGGGCAGCCTGAAATTTCAAAAACCGGTAGCAAATAA
- a CDS encoding alpha/beta fold hydrolase, producing MKIADFDFETLDTPTPGMDGIPDVPPSATTGSIIDRFASIAASYPHRIATRDETGEISYADLDRQSNRIAHFIAGLALQTESLVGVMTGRNRHYIAASLGVLKAGLAFVPLDPNVPLIRRTTLVRNAALPLIISEATHIGDLHQLQWRCKTVTNILCLDRDDIDTLTENHGSLMSVELWDHLAGDDADNILAGGWKSAFTGQPIAQSAMDAFGANARNKVADLVSRNARVLEIGCASGFTMKHVAPVVGTYVATDLSRRNVERTEALAINLGMTHVIGRQLGAHDIDVYEPGSFDLIIMNSVIENFPGYGYLRTVLTKAKTLLAPGGAIYLGNVWDADRRDDYLADLARFARETVGKGYNTRLDFLEDLFVPQCFLEDWAREQGGFAASRSAINADGFDPAPYTFDFVLTSDAAKHPVAPKKHRHDLAALNAANDQHPATVTSANDLAYVLFTSGTTGTPKGVMIEHGSVVNLAQSVLDTQLKQIGADDPDRALNLTCIAPFAFDGSIVQIFAAILNGHCLNITGSATRSDPEALHDLMVTNAIDQLDATPSLFSLLLDYWEENRLSCPARMVVLGGEAVSTRLVERFFALPGQTDRKLVNAYGPTECCVSSAQYVMTAHNHKQILPPPIGRAIQGVYLEICDDMGRPLPDGVPGEIRIGGAGVARGYLNDPILTAQKFVTDPNGNRVYRTGDMGRRRSDGEIIFLGREDGQIKVRGNRIELGEVEHALLTHPHIRRAAVVAHDRHQNGNVVLVAYVVTDDDAHACFDISACRAKLEQALPNYMVPSHLITMDDLPLTVNGKIDLSRLPVPENTDQVTGVTAKPLGSDHEKTVARLMGEILDCTIDDATADFFELGGHSVLAVQFLSKINKLTNVKIPLGDLFTCASVEKLAARISERENARHVKSPIVTVNASGTKPPMVCFHPVGGNVLCYQNLAREFGPDQPLYMVEAQGLEEGQNLQPTVEEMVAAYMPAIRQTVPGGPIHVIGWSFGGLLAFEAAFRMQQAGIDVRNIILLDAIAVPDAVRAILRKGEAEYLADIFAELGLVTVDELRPLTPEERIDLLLERGKNCDLLPDEADRGTMRRLLAVFQNNALAAVHYVPPKIDGIDVLLLRPTTETRAAPSIEGDQYSGWQRVAGNALTLEWVGGTHGSMMFDPHVIEVAERIRRHLEKSK from the coding sequence ATGAAAATCGCCGATTTCGATTTTGAAACCCTCGATACGCCAACGCCCGGTATGGATGGCATACCCGATGTTCCGCCATCGGCAACAACCGGCAGCATCATCGACCGGTTTGCGTCAATTGCGGCGTCTTACCCGCATCGCATCGCAACCCGCGATGAAACCGGCGAAATCAGCTATGCTGACCTTGATCGTCAAAGCAATCGTATCGCGCATTTCATTGCCGGTCTCGCCCTGCAGACCGAATCTCTTGTCGGCGTGATGACCGGGCGTAACCGCCATTACATCGCGGCAAGCCTTGGCGTTCTCAAGGCCGGTCTTGCCTTTGTGCCGCTTGATCCGAATGTGCCGCTGATCCGGCGCACCACACTGGTCCGCAATGCCGCACTGCCACTGATCATTTCCGAAGCCACCCATATCGGTGATCTCCACCAGTTGCAGTGGCGCTGCAAAACCGTCACCAACATTCTGTGTCTTGACCGTGACGATATCGATACCCTGACGGAAAATCACGGTTCCCTGATGTCGGTCGAACTGTGGGATCATCTGGCGGGTGACGATGCCGACAACATTCTGGCTGGCGGCTGGAAAAGTGCCTTTACCGGGCAACCGATTGCACAAAGTGCGATGGATGCCTTCGGGGCCAATGCGCGCAACAAGGTCGCCGATCTGGTATCGCGCAATGCCCGGGTGCTTGAAATCGGCTGCGCGTCCGGCTTCACCATGAAACACGTCGCCCCGGTGGTCGGCACCTATGTCGCGACCGATCTGTCGCGCCGTAACGTCGAACGGACCGAGGCCCTGGCGATCAATCTTGGCATGACGCATGTCATCGGTCGGCAGCTTGGCGCGCATGATATCGATGTTTACGAACCCGGTTCGTTCGATCTGATCATCATGAACAGCGTCATCGAAAACTTCCCCGGTTACGGTTATCTGCGCACGGTCCTGACAAAGGCAAAAACCCTGCTCGCGCCGGGCGGGGCGATTTATCTTGGCAATGTATGGGATGCGGATCGCCGCGATGATTACCTTGCCGATCTAGCCCGGTTTGCCCGCGAGACGGTGGGCAAGGGTTACAACACCCGCCTTGATTTCCTCGAAGACCTGTTTGTCCCGCAATGCTTTCTTGAAGACTGGGCCCGCGAACAGGGCGGCTTTGCCGCCAGCCGATCCGCCATCAATGCCGACGGGTTTGATCCCGCGCCCTACACATTCGATTTCGTCCTGACATCGGATGCGGCAAAACACCCCGTCGCACCGAAGAAGCACCGCCACGATCTGGCTGCGCTCAACGCCGCAAACGATCAACACCCTGCAACCGTGACATCGGCAAACGATCTTGCCTATGTCCTGTTCACCAGCGGCACCACCGGCACGCCCAAGGGGGTGATGATCGAACATGGATCGGTTGTGAACCTCGCCCAGTCGGTACTTGATACGCAGTTAAAACAGATCGGTGCCGATGATCCCGACCGCGCCCTTAATCTGACCTGTATCGCGCCCTTTGCCTTTGACGGCTCCATCGTTCAGATTTTTGCGGCCATCCTGAACGGGCATTGCCTGAACATCACCGGATCGGCCACACGAAGCGACCCCGAAGCCCTGCATGACCTGATGGTCACCAACGCCATTGATCAGCTTGACGCAACGCCAAGCCTGTTTTCCCTGCTGCTGGATTACTGGGAAGAAAACCGGCTTTCCTGCCCGGCACGGATGGTGGTTCTGGGCGGCGAAGCTGTTTCCACCCGACTGGTCGAACGTTTCTTTGCCCTGCCCGGTCAGACCGACCGCAAACTGGTCAATGCCTATGGCCCGACGGAATGCTGCGTTTCATCGGCCCAGTATGTGATGACCGCCCACAACCACAAACAAATCCTGCCACCCCCGATTGGCCGCGCCATTCAGGGTGTTTATCTGGAAATCTGCGATGATATGGGCCGCCCGTTGCCCGATGGTGTTCCGGGTGAAATCCGCATTGGCGGGGCCGGTGTTGCACGTGGTTATCTGAACGATCCGATCCTGACCGCGCAGAAATTTGTGACCGACCCCAACGGCAACCGTGTCTATCGCACTGGTGATATGGGGCGGCGGCGCAGTGATGGCGAAATCATTTTCCTGGGCCGCGAAGACGGTCAGATCAAGGTTCGCGGCAACCGCATCGAACTGGGCGAAGTCGAACATGCCCTGCTGACACATCCCCATATCCGCCGCGCGGCCGTGGTCGCCCATGACCGCCATCAGAACGGCAATGTTGTTCTGGTCGCTTACGTCGTCACCGATGACGATGCCCATGCCTGTTTCGACATATCTGCATGCAGGGCAAAACTTGAACAGGCCCTGCCGAACTATATGGTGCCCAGCCACCTGATCACGATGGATGACCTGCCGCTGACCGTAAATGGCAAGATTGATCTTTCACGCCTTCCCGTCCCCGAAAACACCGATCAGGTCACAGGCGTCACTGCCAAGCCGCTTGGCAGTGACCATGAAAAAACCGTCGCCCGCCTGATGGGCGAAATCCTTGATTGCACCATCGATGACGCCACCGCCGATTTCTTTGAACTCGGCGGCCACAGCGTCCTTGCGGTTCAGTTCCTGTCAAAAATCAACAAACTCACCAACGTCAAAATCCCGCTGGGTGATCTGTTCACCTGCGCCTCGGTCGAAAAACTTGCGGCCCGCATCTCCGAGCGTGAAAACGCCAGGCATGTCAAAAGCCCGATTGTCACCGTCAATGCATCGGGAACCAAACCGCCAATGGTCTGCTTCCATCCGGTCGGCGGCAATGTTCTGTGCTATCAAAACCTTGCCCGTGAATTCGGCCCCGATCAGCCACTTTACATGGTCGAGGCACAGGGCCTTGAAGAAGGCCAGAATTTGCAGCCCACGGTCGAGGAAATGGTCGCCGCCTACATGCCCGCCATCCGTCAGACCGTCCCCGGCGGGCCAATCCATGTCATCGGCTGGAGCTTCGGCGGATTGCTGGCGTTCGAAGCCGCCTTCCGCATGCAGCAGGCCGGCATTGATGTGCGCAATATCATCCTGCTTGATGCGATTGCCGTGCCCGATGCGGTCCGCGCCATATTGCGCAAGGGCGAGGCCGAATATCTTGCCGATATATTTGCCGAACTGGGCCTGGTCACGGTTGACGAATTGCGTCCGTTAACCCCCGAAGAACGCATCGACCTGTTACTCGAACGCGGCAAGAATTGCGATCTTCTGCCCGACGAGGCAGATCGCGGTACCATGCGCCGCCTGCTTGCGGTGTTCCAGAATAACGCACTGGCCGCCGTCCATTATGTCCCACCGAAAATTGACGGTATTGATGTCCTGCTGCTGCGTCCGACAACCGAAACCCGCGCCGCACCCAGCATCGAAGGCGATCAATATAGCGGCTGGCAAAGGGTCGCGGGTAATGCCCTGACCCTTGAATGGGTGGGCGGCACCCACGGCTCGATGATGTTCGATCCCCATGTGATCGAAGTCGCCGAACGCATTCGCCGACATCTTGAAAAATCGAAATGA
- a CDS encoding YcjF family protein, whose protein sequence is MSEAETIEETEEVAVAKADEIRAQSRDCIHRHSVYAAVGGLVPIPFLEMATSSTIQLRMLAKLCDIYGVPFSENAIKNSISTLVATVLPMTGVGYATAALVRKVPVVGTIFGVVAMPTFAGACTYALGRVFAWHFAKGGTVADFDADEMKGRFKDEFEDGKRKASEFVKGGKTTAKPAAGATTAKA, encoded by the coding sequence ATGAGCGAAGCAGAAACCATCGAAGAGACTGAAGAAGTGGCCGTCGCGAAGGCGGATGAAATTCGTGCCCAGTCCCGTGACTGCATCCATCGCCATAGCGTTTATGCTGCGGTTGGTGGTCTTGTTCCGATCCCGTTCCTTGAAATGGCCACCAGCAGCACCATCCAGCTGCGGATGCTTGCAAAACTTTGCGACATTTACGGTGTTCCGTTCTCCGAGAACGCGATCAAGAATTCGATTTCGACCCTGGTTGCAACGGTTCTGCCGATGACCGGTGTCGGTTATGCAACGGCGGCACTGGTGCGCAAGGTTCCGGTTGTCGGCACGATCTTTGGCGTTGTCGCCATGCCGACCTTTGCCGGTGCCTGCACCTATGCGTTGGGTCGTGTTTTCGCCTGGCACTTTGCCAAGGGCGGAACGGTTGCCGATTTCGACGCCGATGAAATGAAAGGTCGTTTCAAGGACGAATTCGAAGACGGCAAACGCAAGGCGTCCGAATTTGTCAAAGGCGGCAAAACCACTGCCAAACCGGCAGCAGGTGCGACGACCGCCAAGGCCTGA
- a CDS encoding YcjF family protein, with translation MGAETLEVLKRRKQHRLASGVVQRNTLWAATTGFVPIPVVDSAATVAVQLKMLAELSDVYGVAFNKSSGKSVIAALTACITSGVLGRALLGTGIFANLAKVMPVVGSALSIVTMPGFNAAFTYALGRVFQQHYAAGGTMADFDAKKAEAEFRQKFKDGLKFDQDGKTA, from the coding sequence ATGGGGGCTGAAACGCTTGAAGTGCTGAAACGGCGCAAACAGCACCGTCTTGCAAGTGGTGTTGTGCAACGCAATACCCTTTGGGCGGCCACGACCGGTTTTGTTCCAATCCCTGTTGTCGATTCTGCGGCCACGGTTGCCGTGCAGCTTAAAATGCTGGCGGAACTGAGCGATGTTTACGGTGTTGCGTTCAACAAGAGCAGCGGCAAATCCGTGATCGCGGCCTTAACGGCGTGCATTACCAGCGGCGTTTTGGGGCGGGCTCTTTTGGGGACGGGGATATTTGCCAATCTTGCCAAGGTGATGCCGGTTGTCGGATCGGCACTGAGCATCGTGACCATGCCGGGTTTCAATGCGGCATTTACCTATGCGCTTGGCCGGGTTTTTCAGCAGCATTACGCCGCAGGCGGGACGATGGCGGATTTTGACGCCAAGAAGGCGGAGGCCGAGTTCCGCCAGAAATTCAAGGATGGCCTGAAATTCGATCAGGACGGGAAAACGGCGTGA